The genomic segment acttaaaagtgagaaaatagaGGAAACATGCTGTTTATGGGATAGCACTGCACAACCTAGAATTTGATTAAACTGATTGTTAGTTTCTACATAATAGTGCCAGAAACCATTATTTTCTAGAGCAAGTATATATGAACTGTTTTGTGATTTTCATAAAGAGTATTAAGTTACTGCAACGGTATTTAAATTCTTTGTGTGAAGTCTTGTTTATATTAATAGATAAGAAGTGAAATAGTCTGAAATTTGGGTGATAATTATCAGAATTCTAACGTAATGTGTATTGTCAGTGGTTCTTAGCTtcacagttaatttttaattaaatttaaatttaggctATCTCTAGAAGTTCATGTTAGTGCAGAATTGTGGATTGTGACTAAATAGGACAGATTTTTGAGGTTGGCTTTACTTTTTAAACGTAAGAAGTCaaatagtaaatttattttaaaagtcagtacGTAAGTTCTATATGGATgctttcaatgatttttaaaagtggaatCTGAAAAAGCACTTTCAATAGggttattttctctcttgctgGTCCTGAGGGATTGGGCAACACATTTAAATGTGGAAGCGATCTACAATGAATGCAATCCAGAGTTACTATCCTCTTCTTTGCTTATTCGCAGGTTCACAGATGAAGAGTCTAGAGTATTCCTGCTTGATAGGGGTAATACCAGGGATAAAGAGGCTTCAAAAGAGAAAGGATCAGAGaaagggagggcagagggagaaTGGGAAGATCAGGAAGCTCTAGATTACTTCAGTGATAAAGAGTCTGGAAAACAAAAGTTTAATGATTCAGAAGGGGATgacacagaggagacagaggatTATAGACAGTTCAGGAAGTCAGTCCTCGCAGATCAGGGTAAAAGTTTTGCTACTGCATCTCACCGGAATACTGAGGAGGAAGGACTCAAGTACAAGTCCAAAGTTTCACTGAAAGGCAATAGAGAAAGTGATggatttagagaagaaaaaaattataaacttaaagAGACTGGATATGTAGTGGAAAGGCCTAGCACTACAAAAGATAAGCAcaaagaagaagacaaaaattctgaaagaataaCAGTAAAGAAAGAAACTCAGTCACCTGAGCAGGTAAAGTCTGAAAAGCTCAAAGACCTCTTTGATTACAGTCCCCCTCTACACAAGAATCTGGATGCTCGAGAAAAGTCTACCTTCAGAGAGGAAAGCCCACTTAGGATCAAAATGATAGCGAGTGATTCTCATCGTCCTGAAGTCAAACTCAAAATGGCACCTGTTCCTCTCGATGATTCTAACAGGTAATTCCATATTGATGCCCCGTAAATACTCTGCGGGTAGTTAATATTCCAGttaattatcttattttctgaacataccatttttatatttaaaccaATGgcgtattttgtgtgtgtgtgttatcaaTATGTTCCAGACCTGCTTCCTTGACTAAAGACAGGCTGCTTGCTAGTACACTTGTCCATTCTGTCAAGAAGGAGCAAGAATTCCGAACCATCTTTGACCACATTAAGTTGCCACAGGCCAGCAAAAGCACTTCAGagtcatttattcaacacattgTGTCCTTGGTTCATCATGTTAAAGGTATGCTTAGTATGTTTAATATTGTGAATTAAATTTCTCTTGCATGcaaattaatgaataattaattATACTTAATAATTCATGTCCCTCAGGGCTAGCAGATATACATCAATACTGTTAAAACTTGGAAAAGTAGTTTCATAGAAGAGTCTCTAGTCTAGTCTTGCTGTCATTGAAACTCATGAAGATAGTTAATAAAAACTGATTGAAATGCTGGAGAAATTATACTCTAAAAATCTGTATCATGATAGAACATGATGTAGATTTGTTGAATGCTAAAAGTGTTTAAGTGTGTCATTGTATATTTGAAGTGCAGAAGGCTTACAGATAATCTTTCATTGCATGCCTATGATGTGATAATAAATCTTGGCATAGATTTATAACAAAACAGTATTGTTATTGAATATTAGTATttcaacttaaaaagaaatcaaactgtGGAAAAACACTTGtgcttaattttttataaataaaaatcataaaatgataaaatttatcaggatttttaaaggaaaaaagttcaAGAAATTTAGgagtatattatataaatactgATTACACGAATAGTGACTAATTAGGATCCTGATGACACTTTTTAGGTCCTAAAGATGAGGTTGTTTATTTCTACTAAAGtaatggtgtttttatttttaccagtaTGTAATTATAGTTTCAGAGTTACTAATAATTTTCAGAGGTTTTTAGGTATGTCTTTTGGGCAGTTatgttaagttttgtttttgtgtttaaaaagcaACTTACTATGAGACAGGTTCTTTTCCAGGAATCTCAAAGGCtgtgactttaaaaattactcccctctctgcttttaaaaaatttgtcttttgACATGAGAACAGCTCATTGTAATGGATGAAACATGCCTCTAGCAGTTCTTTATGCAGCTGATATAGCAGAACAGTGAATatgaaatgaatttctttttggCTGTAATTACTCAAACATGATAATGAGACAGTTTTGCTATTTGGCTCTAAGTAGGTTTGTGAACCAGATGATGACCATATTACTGGTACATAAAATATGAAccattaacttttcaaaaaaaaattttttttaccttttttggaCTATCTCCACATTTTACAGTTGCTGAATTTTGAGATCaggttttgataaattttttcctttttctttttcctttttttttttttaaagaactgtaaTTATGTTTCATAATTGGTATTGTGCAACCGATCTGAACAGCTCTTACTTTATATAGAGCTGAAAATGCCcagtgatgttttctttttcattgtaacTAGGTCCTGGAATATGTTTTGAAATGGCAAAATCCATGTTTCAAAGTAAAATAGCTGTTGAAAGATACAGGCAAAGTTGAATCTTCTGTCTTCCTGGCAAAAATGGCATAAAAACTGAGTTGCTAGCTCAAATTCCGGGGTTTCATGGAATTATGATTGAGGCTCTGCCCTTGTAGTTGCCGTTTCAAGTTTTAATGATTGGTTATGAGACATGTGCTGGATATTGGGCGGTAAGTTGACACAGATGTATGTTGACCTGTTAAGCAGATAGCTTGCTTCATATTGTGACATTTCATAGCTCATGACTTTATGCgtctttatattttacatttacaacATATCTTCaactggttttaaaaatagtattgatTATTACTAGTTTGAAAATTGTTTAAAGAGAGACAAAACAGCAATATCAAATGTGCTGTCAAGTTTGCCAAGATGCCAGATTTTTGGAGTAATTATTAAATGTTAAttgattttaagttatttttccaGTTTGAATGATAGTATTCAGTTTTTTTGTAAATCCATTTTTATTGATATGGCAGCATAGTCACTGATGAAATTTGTTTACTCAAGCTAGCTTTTTAGTTAACTCCATAttttcctgttaatttttgttttctgcaaatGATTACTTGAAGTAACATCATTGGTTCATATTGGGAAGGTATTAGAACATTCATGTATGTTCTTTTTTGTTCTGAGGAAGTAGTATACTAATGAAGTGAAATTAGAGATTTGATTTAATCTGTTAATTGCTCTTGGATTAGATGTATTGACAGGGACCTGTGAGTAACTTTGGAAGCACTTTCCTGTTGAGgtgcaagaaataaaaagagaaagggtAGGAATTCCTTATAACACTTGATTCTCTTTTGCTAGGTttcttgagtatttttattttcttttcacctgCTACATGCCCTTCTGTCACAAATCTCTTAAGGTAAAGTTAACTAATTGGACAGTATTTCTCCTAAATCAACAGAGCAATACTTCAAATCAGCTGCAATGACCCTAAACGAGCGGTTCACTTCGTATCAGAAAGCCACTGAAGAACATAGTACTCGTCAAAAGAGCCCGGAGATACACAGGTACGTACCCTGCTGAAttggcatataaaaatgttttgataGGAAGACACTGTTAAAACAAGATTATATTGGAAATTTGCTATTTGTCATTGATACAAATATAAACTTTGGTTGTATTCTTCATTTATactttgaataaatatatttctaagtcTTGAAAATTTTACAGTTCTCATTTTCTGCTTAGTTGAAACTGGTTGTTAGAACTTGAAATATTAACTATGCAGTATGGAAATAAATAGTTAtcagtttgtttggtttttgggaGGGGGTGGAGGCCTAGAGAATAACCTAGAGTAACCTTTGAATTTCTCGTAAGTTTGTggaataaaaaatgtttgttgtgAGGTAGAACTGTTTTTCATGAAAAAAGCATGAGCATTGAAGTCAGATAGTTGTATTGAAATCCTTGTTGTATCTCTTCATTGCATTGTGATAAACGGGTTACTTAAACCCTGGACATCAGTTTTttcatatgcaaaatatatataatcacgCCCATTTTGTAGGGTGGCGGTGACAGTTAGTGATACTGGCTATGAAGTATCTAACTTGGTACTTTGTGCACAGTTGGTGTGGTTTTGGTGATGACTGCTAAAGAAGCACTGGATAGTTTCGATCGATACTGACTTAAAAAGGAAAGGTGCAGAATAAAACCAAAGGTGCActgaatatgtaaaaatattgaaGACAGGAGCAAATCCTATTCATATGTGTTTGTTGATGCTTAACATGATATCTAGTTTAATCaacacattttttctatttttgatggCTAAAATAAGTTTGATGTTTTAAAGGCCAGACTTTacttctatataaaaataatctggTTGGAGCATTTTAATTCATTCTTAATTGTGTATTAGGAATCAGATGAATAGTCTTGCTGTGTTAAATTGATTGGGAGAGACATAGCTGTCTTTTACTAAAATGGATATAATCACGTGGATGTTTCTGAACCGAAAAGTTAGTAATATGACTAAAGATACACTTTATTTTACATTAAGGAGAATTGACATCTCGCCAAGTACCCTGAGGAAGCATACCCGTTTAGCAGGGGAAGAGAgagtttttaaagaagaaaatcaaaaggtATGTTtttgaatgtaattttttttcatgttaagtTCAGCTTAGTTAATGATACTGTACCAAATACAATTTCTCAAGGCAAAAGTGTTGTACTTTTCATTCATAACTACATTGTGGTAGTGTACATACTGTTCTTTCCTGGAAGAAATTAAGCTGACGCTATACTAAATATCTTAAATTTAAACCAGGGGTGTTTTTTCAAAATgctaatgaaaggaaaaaaaataatagtcgTAAGAAAAGCATAAAGAATCGGTTGGTAAACAAAgggaaattataaaatcaaatatacaaATCAGAATTTTGAAATGAGCTTGATGAGCCagagtaaatatttcttgatttgtGTGTCTAAATATCTCTAGGTTCTTCACAGATTACAAGAAGTAATCCCCATGCTACTGGGCATATTTGATGTGgattaagaaataaacattctaaGAACTGATTTACAAATGAATGTTTGGAACAAAGACTATTATCACTTTTGGAATATTTGGGGATTGGGAGTTGGGGGAATGTCTTTTTAAACATGAGAAGGAAGCCTATGAAAGACATGGAGGGGTTTTGCTGAGAATGGTTGAGGTGACTCGAATACATTCCTGACAATTCAAAATGACCTCTGCGATGTAGACTAGTCTATATTTGGCCATAAAATGTCTAGTAGTAGAAATGTGGGGAAAGGTAGAAAGGGAGCAACTGTTTTGAAGAGATAGGGGACTTGGAAGTACTATTTGGTTCCAATTCTGCCCGTCACTAAGTACTATCTACATGATATTTGGAATATAACCTCTTGAACCTTGCTTTTCtaattagaaaaatgagaatgCATCTGTTTTGCAGAGTTGTTGAATAATTGGGTTATTTCAAAAACATAGGCACATTTGTTACTAGAAGCTGTCATGTACAGTGGTAGTATACAAGTTGTCTAATAGGGCATGCTATTAAATTACTAGATGTGGAATCTAGAGCTTACAAaggtgtgtttctgttttttttttgtttttttccccattgggCATGTTGATCTTGAAAGAACAGATTCTGAGAAGTGAatacgttttttttgtttttaacttaataCCTTGGGATCAAAGTTGTTAatttagttttcccaacactttAGTCTATTCTCGAGCTCTGACAGTGAGTATCTTCTCCTCGTTACTTAGACCAGGTTTTGATCCAGAGGAGAAAAAGTAGAGAGAACTGATGACAAGAGGATATGACATTGGTTTTTACCCTTCATCTTCCTGTCTGGATGAATAACATGTTAATatgtaattatgtatatatagtttgTAATTTACAAAGTTGTTCCACTTACATTATCTTGTTACTTGTGGACTTGGTAATACTTAGGTGAATAGgaagttttttttgttcttgattagatttttttctttgtgactcTGGGAACAAATAGGTGAGTAGTTGATATCATTTGGAGATACGTACTTTCAGTTTTATGAATGCTTATGAATATTATAGCCAGACTTCCCAGAGTAAATACTACTTAATGTTAAATACTAGCAAGGATGTCCACATTGCTTAGCATCTTACTGATGTATAATTTCTCTTCATTCCTAGATGCCTCTTTCCATCTTCCTAAATTATATAGTATTTGAAAAAGCAATGGAACAAGAAGGAGGTGAATTGTGACGCAGTTAAACTAATGTCCGTTGCAATACCTGAATTGAGAAAGGGCAATATATGGCCCAAGATACTGAGTACAGGATTGCGAATATCTTTCTGGCTTTGTTTCTACCCTTGTTAAATTTCAATTGGTTTCATTAATCATATTCCACGTGCATGTTATGGAAATTATAGAattctttttaagtgtttttttttttattgggttGGTCAGATTATTTGGGAAGAGCTTGATCATAATGAGGCTTAAGTAATGAGAACCATTATGTTAGGATCTCTTTAACTTTTTAGGTAGAAGGCTACATCACAACTACAGATTATAACCTGTCATTGTTCAGCTATTGAAAATAGCATTTGGAAGGATGAGGGATAATAATGAGGGTGTGCTgagtggaaaaaatatttgtataatttactGTAGAAAAATTTATTATAGATTGGTTTGGATAAAAACCTGTAAAATTCTCAATATAATTAGCTTTTAATAATATTCCCAGTCCCATTGCACTTTGTGTACACAAATGTTagtaaaaagtacatttttaaacaaaaactatatgatagTATCTTATATGATCCATTCTTTTCTAATACTAAAATGCCAGATTAGAAACTGGCATAAAACTTAACTCTATaatctgtgtatatatgttttttctttttatcccctGAAATCTGTATTTTACATCTGTCTTTTATAGGGAGATAAAAAATTAAGGTGTGACTCTGCTGATCTTCGGCATGACATTGATCGccgtagaaaagaaagaagtaaagaacgGGGAGATTCCAAGGGCTCCAGAGAATCCAGTGGAtcaagaaagcaggaaaaaactCCAAAAGATTACAAAGAATACAAAtcttacaaagatgacaggtaaTTGTTCAAACTGACTAAGATAGGTTTTAGCTTCTAATTAGCCTTTAATAATTGTCAGCTTAATTGCTTTCAATTTTGACTATGTAATCGaatgtttaaatttaaacaattaaaattatttgttttacagcaaaaatgtatttgtcttttaCACGGCTTATGGTGGATGAGGACAAAAACTTTGGAATAGCAAgctaacactgaaaaaaaaaatgacaaattaatgTGTCCTATTATCCAGGCTACATCAGGAGGTTGGACTTCAATGCAGTGCATTTCTAGAAACAGTTTGTGTAAGAACTTTGGTTCGTTATGCTTGATTCCGCACTTTTTCAACTCATAACACCCAGAGTACAAGAATTTTTAAACTGATATCTAGTGGTTTAACATGGGCGAGATCGGGGGGAGGAAGAACTAGAAATAGCAATGTGTATTAGTCTTTCAAAATAGTATTTCCATGGAAACTGTTAGCAGTGGTAAGAGTTAACCACAGGTATGACCTTTTCGGATGTTGCATTAAATCTTGTAAATTTGATCATCATAGAGTCAAGTAAATAGGAACACAAAGTATTATAGATAATCTTTTTCCTTGCTATTCATTAGGTAAATGGTGGATTTTTGTGTTATTAAATTTATGACTGTTATTTGTAATGTCATATGCTTGTAATTTGCTATAATGGTACTATAGCCCAAACTATACCAACTATTTTCACCCAGGGTGTACAAACTGCAGTCATTTTGAAACTTGACCTTAAGAACATTCTTACTTTTTCctactcttctcttccttttgttaaagtaataaaagatgcaagttcatttaaaaatattaaagaactgAACCTTATTCTTGACCTTTACAGACTACTATTTTCTAACTGGCAGGCCCTAGCATGATTTCATTATTGATGTAAAACACATACTGAAGGAGAATGGAAACAGACTGTGTCAAAGTTTAACACccagttattttatttacataataatttCATTAGGGGATAGTGTTTTTGACTTGAAAAATATCTCTTCTATTGTAAGTTTCAACAGggtctttatctttttaaaagtagcacattttttgttgttttctttattttgcagtAAACATAAAAGTAGAGAGCAAGATCATTCTCGATCTTCATCCTCTTCAGCATCCCCTTCTTCACCCAGTTCTcgagaagaaaaggaaagtaagaaggaaagagaagaagaatttAAAACTCATCATGAAATGAAAGAATACTCAGGCTTTGCAGGAGTTAGCCGACCACGAGGAACCTTTGTAAGTGAACAAATTATCTTTGACTGTTCAGTAGTTTATCTTAGAGTACTGTACATAAGGAAGGTCATATACATGATTTAGGGTTTATCTGTTATGTGTGTCATTATTTCTAAAATCAGAGGTAGATCAGACACTGAAACAAAGTGGCATATGAAGTGCTGTCTTCATTTAGAAATGCCATTTTGAGATCTAGAAGCATTTGTATACAAAGTACTTTTCTTGACTTTGAGATGAATAACTGTACCTAAGTATTTAAAGACCCAAGAATCAAGGAAAGTTAATAATTGATAATGACATTTCTTTAAATCACTTAGTTTTTGAAAAGGTactttaaaactttaataaaaccCCCCTGTATGTTCATCTCTGTATTAAGAGTTGTATTCATTGTGCCTGCTTTCTTCAAATCTTTGCTTATATGGGTATAAATCATACAAATATTCCACATAGCATATATATTATCCCCATGTTTCCGTGAGTCGTTACAATTATTAATATAATGACTTTATGGTAGTGCATCTTCTTACCTCTTTAATTTCTAGATTCACACTCCTACCTTGAACAAGTATCTAGTTGACTATTAGTAGAGTTCA from the Saimiri boliviensis isolate mSaiBol1 chromosome 4, mSaiBol1.pri, whole genome shotgun sequence genome contains:
- the BCLAF1 gene encoding bcl-2-associated transcription factor 1 isoform X3 → MGRSNSRSHSSRSKSRSQSSSRSRSRSHSRKKRYSSRSRSRTYSRSRSRDRMYSRDYRRDYRNNRGMRRPYGYRGRGRGYYQGGGGRYHRGGYRPVWNRRHSRSPRRGRSRSRSPKRRSVSSQRSRSRSRRSYRSSRSPRSSSSRSSSPYSKSPVSKRRGSQEKQTKKAEGEPQEESPLKSKSQEEPKDTFEHDPSESIDEFNKSSATSGDIWPGLSAYDNSPRSPHSPSPIATPPSQSSSCSDAPMLSTVHSAKNTPSQHSHSIQHSPERSGSGSVGNGSSRYSPSQNSPIHHIPSRRSPAKTIAPQNAPRDESRGRSSFYPDGGDQETAKTGKFLKRFTDEESRVFLLDRGNTRDKEASKEKGSEKGRAEGEWEDQEALDYFSDKESGKQKFNDSEGDDTEETEDYRQFRKSVLADQGKSFATASHRNTEEEGLKYKSKVSLKGNRESDGFREEKNYKLKETGYVVERPSTTKDKHKEEDKNSERITVKKETQSPEQVKSEKLKDLFDYSPPLHKNLDAREKSTFREESPLRIKMIASDSHRPEVKLKMAPVPLDDSNRPASLTKDRLLASTLVHSVKKEQEFRTIFDHIKLPQASKSTSESFIQHIVSLVHHVKEQYFKSAAMTLNERFTSYQKATEEHSTRQKSPEIHRRIDISPSTLRKHTRLAGEERVFKEENQKGDKKLRCDSADLRHDIDRRRKERSKERGDSKGSRESSGSRKQEKTPKDYKEYKSYKDDSKHKSREQDHSRSSSSSASPSSPSSREEKESKKEREEEFKTHHEMKEYSGFAGVSRPRGTFHDDRDDGVDYWAKRGRGRGTFQRGRGRFNFKKSGSSPKWTHDKYQGDGIVEDEEETMENNEEKKDRRKEEKE
- the BCLAF1 gene encoding bcl-2-associated transcription factor 1 isoform X1; translated protein: MGRSNSRSHSSRSKSRSQSSSRSRSRSHSRKKRYSSRSRSRTYSRSRSRDRMYSRDYRRDYRNNRGMRRPYGYRGRGRGYYQGGGGRYHRGGYRPVWNRRHSRSPRRGRSRSRSPKRRSVSSQRSRSRSRRSYRSSRSPRSSSSRSSSPYSKSPVSKRRGSQEKQTKKAEGEPQEESPLKSKSQEEPKDTFEHDPSESIDEFNKSSATSGDIWPGLSAYDNSPRSPHSPSPIATPPSQSSSCSDAPMLSTVHSAKNTPSQHSHSIQHSPERSGSGSVGNGSSRYSPSQNSPIHHIPSRRSPAKTIAPQNAPRDESRGRSSFYPDGGDQETAKTGKFLKRFTDEESRVFLLDRGNTRDKEASKEKGSEKGRAEGEWEDQEALDYFSDKESGKQKFNDSEGDDTEETEDYRQFRKSVLADQGKSFATASHRNTEEEGLKYKSKVSLKGNRESDGFREEKNYKLKETGYVVERPSTTKDKHKEEDKNSERITVKKETQSPEQVKSEKLKDLFDYSPPLHKNLDAREKSTFREESPLRIKMIASDSHRPEVKLKMAPVPLDDSNRPASLTKDRLLASTLVHSVKKEQEFRTIFDHIKLPQASKSTSESFIQHIVSLVHHVKEQYFKSAAMTLNERFTSYQKATEEHSTRQKSPEIHRRIDISPSTLRKHTRLAGEERVFKEENQKGDKKLRCDSADLRHDIDRRRKERSKERGDSKGSRESSGSRKQEKTPKDYKEYKSYKDDSKHKSREQDHSRSSSSSASPSSPSSREEKESKKEREEEFKTHHEMKEYSGFAGVSRPRGTFFRIRGRGRARGVFAGTNTGPNNSNTTFQKRPKEEEWDPEYTPKSKKYFLHDDRDDGVDYWAKRGRGRGTFQRGRGRFNFKKSGSSPKWTHDKYQGDGIVEDEEETMENNEEKKDRRKEEKE
- the BCLAF1 gene encoding bcl-2-associated transcription factor 1 isoform X5, encoding MGRSNSRSHSSRSKSRSQSSSRSRSRSHSRKKRYSSRSRSRTYSRSRSRDRMYSRDYRRDYRNNRGMRRPYGYRGRGRGYYQGGGGRYHRGGYRPVWNRRHSRSPRRGRSRSRSPKRRSVSSQRSRSRSRRSYRSSRSPRSSSSRSSSPYSKSPVSKRRGSQEKQTKKAEGEPQEESPLKSKSQEEPKDTFEHDPSESIDEFNKSSATSGDIWPGLSAYDNSPRSPHSPSPIATPPSQSSSCSDAPMLSTVHSAKNTPSQHSHSIQHSPERSGSGSVGNGSSRYSPSQNSPIHHIPSRRSPAKTIAPQNAPRDESRGRSSFYPDGGDQETAKTGKFLKRFTDEESRVFLLDRGNTRDKEASKEKGSEKGRAEGEWEDQEALDYFSDKESGKQKFNDSEGDDTEETEDYRQFRKSVLADQGKSFATASHRNTEEEGLKYKSKVSLKGNRESDGFREEKNYKLKETGYVVERPSTTKDKHKEEDKNSERITVKKETQSPEQVKSEKLKDLFDYSPPLHKNLDAREKSTFREESPLRIKMIASDSHRPEVKLKMAPVPLDDSNRPASLTKDRLLASTLVHSVKKEQEFRTIFDHIKLPQASKSTSESFIQHIVSLVHHVKEQYFKSAAMTLNERFTSYQKATEEHSTRQKSPEIHRRIDISPSTLRKHTRLAGEERVFKEENQKGDKKLRCDSADLRHDIDRRRKERSKERGDSKGSRESSGSRKQEKTPKDYKEYKSYKDDSKNVFVFYTAYGG
- the BCLAF1 gene encoding bcl-2-associated transcription factor 1 isoform X4 — protein: MGRSNSRSHSSRSKSRSQSSSRSRSRSHSRKKRYRSRSRTYSRSRSRDRMYSRDYRRDYRNNRGMRRPYGYRGRGRGYYQGGGGRYHRGGYRPVWNRRHSRSPRRGRSRSRSPKRRSVSSQRSRSRSRRSYRSSRSPRSSSSRSSSPYSKSPVSKRRGSQEKQTKKAEGEPQEESPLKSKSQEEPKDTFEHDPSESIDEFNKSSATSGDIWPGLSAYDNSPRSPHSPSPIATPPSQSSSCSDAPMLSTVHSAKNTPSQHSHSIQHSPERSGSGSVGNGSSRYSPSQNSPIHHIPSRRSPAKTIAPQNAPRDESRGRSSFYPDGGDQETAKTGKFLKRFTDEESRVFLLDRGNTRDKEASKEKGSEKGRAEGEWEDQEALDYFSDKESGKQKFNDSEGDDTEETEDYRQFRKSVLADQGKSFATASHRNTEEEGLKYKSKVSLKGNRESDGFREEKNYKLKETGYVVERPSTTKDKHKEEDKNSERITVKKETQSPEQVKSEKLKDLFDYSPPLHKNLDAREKSTFREESPLRIKMIASDSHRPEVKLKMAPVPLDDSNRPASLTKDRLLASTLVHSVKKEQEFRTIFDHIKLPQASKSTSESFIQHIVSLVHHVKEQYFKSAAMTLNERFTSYQKATEEHSTRQKSPEIHRRIDISPSTLRKHTRLAGEERVFKEENQKGDKKLRCDSADLRHDIDRRRKERSKERGDSKGSRESSGSRKQEKTPKDYKEYKSYKDDSKHKSREQDHSRSSSSSASPSSPSSREEKESKKEREEEFKTHHEMKEYSGFAGVSRPRGTFHDDRDDGVDYWAKRGRGRGTFQRGRGRFNFKKSGSSPKWTHDKYQGDGIVEDEEETMENNEEKKDRRKEEKE
- the BCLAF1 gene encoding bcl-2-associated transcription factor 1 isoform X2, with product MGRSNSRSHSSRSKSRSQSSSRSRSRSHSRKKRYRSRSRTYSRSRSRDRMYSRDYRRDYRNNRGMRRPYGYRGRGRGYYQGGGGRYHRGGYRPVWNRRHSRSPRRGRSRSRSPKRRSVSSQRSRSRSRRSYRSSRSPRSSSSRSSSPYSKSPVSKRRGSQEKQTKKAEGEPQEESPLKSKSQEEPKDTFEHDPSESIDEFNKSSATSGDIWPGLSAYDNSPRSPHSPSPIATPPSQSSSCSDAPMLSTVHSAKNTPSQHSHSIQHSPERSGSGSVGNGSSRYSPSQNSPIHHIPSRRSPAKTIAPQNAPRDESRGRSSFYPDGGDQETAKTGKFLKRFTDEESRVFLLDRGNTRDKEASKEKGSEKGRAEGEWEDQEALDYFSDKESGKQKFNDSEGDDTEETEDYRQFRKSVLADQGKSFATASHRNTEEEGLKYKSKVSLKGNRESDGFREEKNYKLKETGYVVERPSTTKDKHKEEDKNSERITVKKETQSPEQVKSEKLKDLFDYSPPLHKNLDAREKSTFREESPLRIKMIASDSHRPEVKLKMAPVPLDDSNRPASLTKDRLLASTLVHSVKKEQEFRTIFDHIKLPQASKSTSESFIQHIVSLVHHVKEQYFKSAAMTLNERFTSYQKATEEHSTRQKSPEIHRRIDISPSTLRKHTRLAGEERVFKEENQKGDKKLRCDSADLRHDIDRRRKERSKERGDSKGSRESSGSRKQEKTPKDYKEYKSYKDDSKHKSREQDHSRSSSSSASPSSPSSREEKESKKEREEEFKTHHEMKEYSGFAGVSRPRGTFFRIRGRGRARGVFAGTNTGPNNSNTTFQKRPKEEEWDPEYTPKSKKYFLHDDRDDGVDYWAKRGRGRGTFQRGRGRFNFKKSGSSPKWTHDKYQGDGIVEDEEETMENNEEKKDRRKEEKE